One window from the genome of Pseudoalteromonas sp. '520P1 No. 423' encodes:
- a CDS encoding ParB/RepB/Spo0J family partition protein, translating to MSAKKRGLGRGLDALLTSSKPAVAKTAQTSIDPVEITQNLEKSELKKLPIEFIKPGKYQPRKDMSEQALEDLACSIRSQGVIQPIVVRELSTDSYEIIAGERRWRAAQLASLEVVPCLIKNVPDEAAVAIALIENIQREDLNAMEEAVALDRLQNEFELTHQQVADAVGKSRTTVTNLMRLNNLNEDVKKLLEHGDLEMGHARCLLALEGSLQSDTARTVVAKVLTVRETEKLVKSVLDPASRKETTEKDPDVKQLEQQLAENLGAKVDISYNKKGKGKLVISYTDLAELDGILEKINTQNN from the coding sequence AGCAAACCTGCTGTAGCTAAAACAGCACAGACATCAATCGATCCGGTTGAAATCACACAAAATTTAGAAAAAAGCGAATTGAAAAAGTTACCAATTGAGTTTATCAAACCTGGTAAATACCAACCGCGTAAGGATATGTCGGAACAAGCGCTTGAAGATTTAGCGTGTTCAATTCGCTCACAAGGTGTGATCCAGCCAATTGTGGTACGTGAATTATCTACTGACAGCTATGAAATTATTGCTGGTGAACGTCGTTGGCGTGCAGCACAGCTTGCAAGTTTAGAAGTGGTTCCTTGTTTAATTAAAAATGTTCCTGATGAAGCTGCTGTTGCTATTGCTTTAATTGAAAATATTCAACGTGAAGATCTTAATGCAATGGAAGAAGCCGTTGCATTAGATAGGTTACAAAATGAATTTGAATTAACACATCAACAAGTTGCCGATGCAGTTGGTAAATCTCGTACAACTGTTACAAATTTAATGCGTCTGAATAATTTAAATGAAGATGTTAAAAAATTGTTGGAACATGGTGACTTGGAAATGGGTCATGCCCGTTGTCTTTTAGCACTTGAAGGCAGTTTACAATCTGACACTGCTCGCACTGTTGTAGCTAAAGTGTTAACGGTTCGTGAAACTGAAAAATTAGTTAAATCAGTATTAGACCCCGCTTCTAGGAAAGAAACTACTGAAAAAGATCCTGATGTTAAACAGCTTGAGCAGCAACTAGCTGAAAATTTGGGTGCTAAAGTAGATATTAGCTACAATAAAAAAGGAAAAGGTAAGTTGGTTATTTCATATACTGACTTAGCTGAGCTTGATGGTATTTTAGAAAAAATTAACACTCAAAATAATTAA
- the atpB gene encoding F0F1 ATP synthase subunit A, which translates to MAAEEVSLSGHIQHHLTNAKMCSTDTGLAFNKACSDSGFWTWHIDTLAWSIGLGLLFLWVFKSAASKATLGVPGKWQCFIEMVVEFVDLNVKDTFHGKSKLIAPLALTIFVWVFLMNLMDLIPVDFLPALAGFIGSSAFGMDSHDVYMKIVPTTDINLTAALAIGVFLLMIGYSIKIKGIQGFIAELTLHPFSSDNKLVQVLLIPFNLLLETIALVAKPFSLALRLFGNLYAGELIFILIGAVGLMQLPLHFIWAIFHILVIVLQAFVFMMLTIVYLSMASSDNH; encoded by the coding sequence ATGGCTGCAGAAGAAGTTTCTCTATCAGGCCATATTCAGCATCACTTAACTAATGCAAAAATGTGTTCGACCGATACCGGTTTAGCATTTAATAAAGCATGTAGTGACAGTGGGTTCTGGACATGGCACATAGACACCTTAGCATGGTCAATCGGTCTTGGCTTGCTATTTTTATGGGTATTTAAAAGCGCTGCTAGTAAAGCAACGTTGGGTGTACCTGGAAAATGGCAATGCTTTATCGAAATGGTCGTCGAATTTGTTGACTTAAACGTGAAAGACACTTTTCATGGAAAAAGTAAATTAATAGCACCTCTAGCTCTAACTATTTTTGTTTGGGTGTTCTTAATGAATCTGATGGATTTAATTCCTGTAGACTTTTTACCTGCTTTAGCCGGTTTCATTGGTTCTAGCGCATTTGGTATGGATTCTCATGATGTTTACATGAAAATTGTACCTACAACTGATATCAACTTAACAGCTGCTTTAGCTATTGGTGTTTTCTTATTAATGATTGGTTATTCAATCAAAATAAAAGGCATTCAAGGCTTTATCGCTGAATTAACTTTGCACCCTTTCAGCTCAGATAATAAGCTGGTGCAAGTTTTATTGATACCTTTTAATCTGTTACTTGAAACAATTGCTTTAGTTGCTAAGCCATTCTCGTTAGCACTTCGTTTGTTCGGTAACTTATACGCTGGTGAGTTGATATTCATCTTGATCGGCGCGGTTGGCTTAATGCAATTACCATTGCACTTTATTTGGGCAATATTCCACATCTTAGTAATCGTGCTTCAAGCATTTGTATTCATGATGTTGACGATTGTTTACCTAAGTATGGCAAGCTCAGATAACCACTAA
- a CDS encoding ATP synthase subunit I: protein MNNKLSKPYQLAGLKLIGFQFTVAVFATLIISIIWGSSAALSAFAGGMVAVLPNFVFVLYAFRFVGASKMDQVYKSFKRGTSLKFMLTIVLFVLIFKTITIVPLALFGCFILVNYSQWSSAIFFNH from the coding sequence ATGAATAATAAATTATCCAAACCTTATCAGCTCGCTGGATTAAAGCTTATTGGATTTCAATTTACAGTAGCTGTTTTTGCTACATTAATAATTTCTATAATTTGGGGGTCTTCGGCGGCTTTATCTGCATTTGCAGGTGGCATGGTAGCTGTACTTCCTAATTTTGTATTTGTCTTATATGCCTTTCGTTTTGTCGGAGCTAGTAAGATGGATCAGGTGTATAAATCGTTTAAACGAGGCACCAGTTTAAAATTTATGTTAACCATTGTGTTGTTTGTATTGATATTTAAAACTATAACCATAGTGCCTTTGGCATTATTTGGCTGTTTTATACTTGTTAATTATTCACAATGGTCTTCAGCGATTTTTTTTAATCATTAA